The Clostridium chauvoei genome has a window encoding:
- a CDS encoding dihydroorotate dehydrogenase, with protein MLKVNINGLDFKNPVIAASGTFGFGSEYNNFYDVGILGGISSKGLTLNPKDGNEGIRVYETPSGMMNSVGLQNPGIDKFIKEELPRMKKIGTNIIANVGGGCIEDYEKAVDKLRGQDIDMLELNISCPNVKSGGMAFGIKSDVAFEIVSKIKKISDKPLMVKLSPNAEDIVDMAIKCEKAGADSISLINTLKGLAIDPYNRKPVFNNTYAGISGPAVKPIALRMVHEVAKRVEIPVIGLGGISNGIDAIEFMMAGASAIQIGTVNFTNPMAGKEIIEEMENFCKSQGIKDIKEIIGCIK; from the coding sequence GATTTTAAAAATCCAGTAATTGCAGCATCAGGAACTTTTGGCTTTGGATCAGAATATAATAATTTCTATGATGTAGGTATTCTTGGTGGTATATCATCAAAGGGGCTTACTCTAAACCCTAAAGATGGAAATGAAGGGATAAGAGTTTATGAAACACCATCAGGAATGATGAATTCTGTAGGTCTTCAAAATCCAGGGATAGATAAATTTATAAAAGAAGAACTTCCAAGGATGAAAAAAATAGGAACAAATATAATAGCAAATGTTGGTGGAGGCTGTATAGAAGACTATGAAAAGGCAGTAGATAAGTTAAGAGGTCAAGATATAGATATGCTAGAATTAAATATATCATGTCCTAATGTAAAATCAGGAGGAATGGCCTTTGGAATAAAATCAGATGTGGCTTTTGAAATAGTTTCTAAAATAAAAAAGATATCAGATAAACCACTTATGGTTAAACTTTCTCCAAATGCTGAAGATATAGTAGACATGGCTATTAAGTGTGAAAAAGCAGGAGCAGATTCTATATCATTGATAAATACATTAAAAGGACTTGCTATTGACCCTTATAACAGAAAGCCTGTATTTAATAATACTTATGCAGGTATTTCAGGTCCTGCAGTTAAACCTATAGCTTTAAGAATGGTTCATGAAGTAGCTAAGAGGGTAGAAATACCAGTAATAGGCTTAGGTGGTATAAGCAATGGAATTGATGCTATAGAATTTATGATGGCAGGAGCTTCAGCTATACAAATAGGAACAGTAAACTTTACAAATCCTATGGCAGGAAAAGAAATCATAGAAGAAATGGAAAATTTCTGTAAGTCACAAGGGATAAAAGATATTAAGGAAATAATAGGATGTATTAAATAA